The following are from one region of the Streptococcus sp. 1643 genome:
- the mntE gene encoding CDF family manganese efflux transporter MntE has protein sequence MKQSMSNLKLAERGAIISISTYLLLSTAKLATGHLLHSSSLVADGFNNVSDIIGNVALLIGIRMARQPADRDHRFGHWKIEDLASLITSIIMFYVGFDVLRDTIQKILSREQTVIDPLGATLGVVSASVMFAVYLYNTRLSKKSKSKALKAAAKDNLSDAVTSLGTSIAILASSFNYPIVDKLVAIIITFFILKTAYDIFIESSFSLSDGFDDRLLEDYQKAIMEIPKISKVKSQRGRTYGSNIYLDITLEMNPDLSVYESHEIADQVESMLEERFGVFDTDIHIEPAPIPEDEILDNVYKKLLMREQLIDQGNQLEELLAEDFIYIRQDGEQMDKEAYKSEKELNAAIKDIQITSISQKTKLICYELDGIVHTSIWRRHETWQNIFHQETKKEDKE, from the coding sequence ATGAAGCAATCCATGTCAAATCTCAAATTGGCAGAACGTGGAGCCATTATCAGCATTTCGACTTACCTCCTCTTGTCTACGGCAAAATTAGCGACTGGTCACCTCCTGCATTCTTCCAGTTTGGTGGCAGATGGTTTCAACAACGTATCCGATATTATCGGAAATGTTGCTCTTCTGATCGGTATTCGTATGGCACGTCAGCCTGCAGACCGTGATCATCGTTTCGGTCACTGGAAGATTGAAGATTTGGCTAGTTTGATTACTTCCATCATCATGTTCTACGTTGGCTTTGATGTTCTTCGGGACACCATTCAAAAAATTCTCAGTCGGGAACAGACGGTTATCGACCCTCTGGGTGCAACTCTCGGAGTCGTCTCTGCGTCAGTCATGTTCGCAGTTTATCTCTATAATACTCGCCTCAGTAAGAAATCCAAGTCCAAGGCGCTCAAGGCTGCCGCCAAGGACAATCTTTCCGATGCTGTTACCTCACTTGGGACTTCCATTGCCATCCTAGCCAGCAGTTTTAATTATCCAATCGTGGATAAATTGGTCGCTATCATCATCACCTTCTTTATCTTAAAGACAGCCTATGATATCTTTATCGAGTCTTCCTTTAGTCTTTCAGATGGTTTTGACGACCGTCTGCTGGAAGATTATCAGAAGGCCATCATGGAGATTCCAAAGATTAGTAAGGTTAAGTCCCAAAGAGGGCGCACCTACGGTAGCAATATCTACCTTGATATCACGCTGGAGATGAATCCCGATCTATCAGTCTATGAAAGTCATGAAATTGCGGACCAGGTTGAGTCTATGCTAGAAGAACGATTTGGTGTTTTTGATACTGATATCCACATCGAACCTGCTCCTATACCTGAGGACGAAATTTTGGACAATGTCTATAAAAAACTACTCATGCGCGAGCAATTGATTGACCAAGGCAATCAATTAGAAGAACTCCTTGCTGAGGACTTTATCTATATCCGTCAAGATGGAGAGCAGATGGATAAAGAGGCTTATAAGTCTGAAAAAGAACTTAATGCTGCGATTAAGGACATTCAGATTACCTCCATCAGTCAGAAAACCAAGCTCATTTGCTATGAGCTAGATGGCATCGTCCACACCAGTATCTGGCGTCGCCATGAAACTTGGCAAAATATCTTCCACCAGGAAACAAAAAAAGAGGACAAAGAGTAA